A genomic window from Triticum urartu cultivar G1812 chromosome 7, Tu2.1, whole genome shotgun sequence includes:
- the LOC125525212 gene encoding MADS-box transcription factor 29-like, giving the protein MADDDVSWRATFGERSGGLLTEAQELAALWEADVGVLVFDRAGRQMDYCSPHTSWSELMQRYQIITKGKFEGINHDDDRHQELLAEITRLRRERDRLEASVRRQTGDDLPSAATTVLGDLEQQVEYALGKVRVMKDKLLEQQLDESYHRVHILEDQNSFLRHMMSEEGRRRAAVEASAVVAELMAPMQPATLFGGFFPEVEEEGPSTSLRLWPRQFPGCGN; this is encoded by the exons ATGGCCGACGACGACGTCTCGTGGCGGGCCACCTTCGGCGAGCGCAGCGGCGGGCTGCTGACGGAGGCGCAGGAGCTCGCCGCGCTCTGGGAGGCGGACGTCGGCGTCCTCGTCTTCGACCGCGCCGGCAGGCAGATGGACTACTGCAGCCCCCACACCAG CTGGAGCGAGCTGATGCAACGCTACCAGATCATCACCAAAGGCAAGTTCGAGGGGATAAATCATGATGATGACCGCCATCAG GAGCTGTTGGCCGAAATCACAAGGTTGAGGCGTGAGCGTGACCGCCTCGAGGCCAGCGTGAGGAGGCAGACCGGAGACGACCTGCCATCCGCCGCAACCACGGTGCTTGGCGATCTGGAGCAGCAGGTAGAGTATGCACTGGGTAAAGTCCGTGTGATGAAG GATAAACTGTTGGAGCAGCAGCTGGACGAATCATACCACAGG GTGCACATCTTGGAGGACCAGAACAGCTTCCTTCGCCACATG ATGAGCGAGGAGGGGCGGCGACGTGCTGCCGTGGAGGCGTCGGCGGTGGTGGCGGAGCTCATGGCGCCGATGCAGCCGGCGACGCTGTTCGGGGGCTTCTTCccggaggtggaggaggaggggcCATCCACGTCGCTCCGGCTGTGGCCGCGGCAGTTTCCTGGCTGTGGCAATTAA
- the LOC125525667 gene encoding 40S ribosomal protein S15a-5-like, giving the protein MGRRILNDALRMMVNAERRGKATAQLQPISGVMISFLNIMKHRGYIKNFEVFDPHRVGKITVELKGRIKDCKALTYRQDLKAMEIEKIQN; this is encoded by the exons ATGGGCCGGAGGATCCTCAACGATGCGTTGCGCATGATGGTGAACGCGGAGCGGCGGGGGAAGGCTACGGCGCAACTCCAGCCCATCTCCGGCGTCATGATCTCGTTCCTCAACATCATGAAGCACAGAG GTTACATAAAAAATTTCGAGGTATTTGATCCACATAGGGTTGGAAAAATCACCGTGGAACTTAAGGGAAGGATTAAAGATTGCAAAGCTCTCACTTACAGGCAGGATCTCAAGGCTATGGAAATAGAAAAAATACAGAACTAG